The nucleotide sequence ATTTTCGAGGCAAGGTGCTCGATGAAGTCCGCCGTGGGTGCCGGCTGGATCTCGGTGATACGCGGCGCGCTGCGGAGATCATCGTACTGAGCTATGCGCGCAACGGTCTGCACATAGGTATAGTCGAACGCACCGGCGTTGCCATCAGTGGGTTCATTGCCTTGGTTTGAATGTTCAATCTGGTCGTTCAATGGTATTCCGTTTTTCAGATTCGATATTCAACATTTTTCAAAGACATTCAACGGCATTGTACCTTTTTTTCATGCGTGAATCTATTCACCTGCGGAATTCATGGATTGAATTTGCTTTCATTCATTATCGAATGAAAATGAAAGCAGTAACGAAAAGGGTTTTTCAGAGTTATCAACATTTTATTCAGAAAAAGTGGAAAACCATGAACAAGACTGAATGGAGAATTCTGGAAAACGTTGAAAAGCGCCTGAATTGTTGAAATTTTCATTGACTTGCAAGAGGAAAAGGTTTCCCCAGATAGGATTCATCTACCCATGCAAATGGTGTCGATTCGGTGTAAGGAACATTGCGATACGGCAACCTCTGAAAATAATTTGTATGGTGGATCGATGAGAAATACCAGATCAAAAGCGTGTTCATTAAGAGTGGAATCCAAAATGGCTGATAGGGCCTCTGTAAATTCCTTTTAAACACACCCTTGACAAACGGCTGTCGTTAGAGATTTCCACAAAGGCTGCCGAATGAAATCGTAGTTTTCCCCATTTTCCACAATTTATCGCTCACTTCGAGCATTAATCCTGATTGGTTATGTTGGGAAAAAGCCGTGGCAGGCGCTCTACCATAGGTTTTCCCCTCAAGAGAGTTATGAAAATGGCATGGAGGTGAACAGGTGTTCTTTCCTTAAGTGGAAAACGTGTATGACGAATCCCCCCGTTTCCTTGTCTCCGAACGACTCATCCTTCGATTTATTGCCGCTGCTTCGAGGAAAAACGCTTGACGGCTCGGCAACATGATATATACTTTGGAAGTTGCTCTTGAAAGTATCGAAAGGGAAATGACCATGAAGCGCACGTATCAACCTAACACGCGCAAGCGCGCCAAGTGCCACGGCTTCCGTGCCCGCATGTCGACGAAGGGTGGCCGCGCCGTCCTGTCTGCTCGTCGCGCCAAGGGACGCAAGCGCCTCTGCGTGTAGCCAGGGGTTCTGGGTTGGAGACCATAAAATCCAACGCGGAGATATCGTCCCTGTTTACCCACGGCAAGCGTTTGCAGACGCCCTACCTCACGTTCATCGTGGTACGCAACGAAAAGCAGCACGACCCATCCGGTCGTGCTGCTTTTATTGCTGGGAAGAAACTGGGCAATGCAGTGTGGAGGAACGGCGCCAAACGGCGCATGAGGGCGATATGTCGCGAACTTGGCGGCCCTTGGAGGGGCTACGATGTGATTTTCCTCGCAAAGTCGAACATCGTGCGGGCGTCTTATAGTAAAGTGCTAGCAGCATGTGACGATACGTTGAAGCGAGCCGGGGTGCGATGAGGTTCACGCGATGGGGACGATCTCCGATTTCATAAAACACCTGCCCTGCAAGACCGCGGTGTTTATGATCACGTTCTACCGCGCAGCCATCTCTCCGCTTTTTCCCTCGTGCTGCCGTTTCACGCCAACTTGCTCTGAATACGGGATCATCGCGTTTCGGCGCTACGGGTTCTGGAAGGGGCTGAAGCTGACGGTGAAGCGGATTCTACGATGCCGTCCGGGAGGCCCTCACGGATACGATCCCGTCCCTTGACCGGGAGGATCGTGCGGCTTCTTTGGTATATAGGAAGGAAAAAGCTACATGTGGGACGCATTTAAGGATCTGATATTCCAGATCATCCAGTTCTTCTATAATTTCTGCGGGGACTGGGGCCTGGCGATTATCATCGTAACGGTCATCTTCCGCGTGCTGATCTCGCCGCTCATGCACAAGCAGACGAAGTCTTCTTTCCAGATGCAGAAGGTTCAGCCTCTGATGAAGGAAATCCAGACGAAGTATGCCGACGACCCGCAACGGCAGCAGGAGGAGATGCAGAAGCTCTATGCCGAGGTGAAGTTCAATCCCCTGGCGGGCTGCCTGCCCATGCTCCTTCAGATGCCTATCTTCATGGCCCTGTTCCAAGTGCTTTCCGAGATGGGGGCCCGTACCGAGGGCTCCACGTACGAGTTCTATAACCTGGTACCCAGCCTTGTCGAGCGGCCTTCCGAGGCGTTTGCACAGGGTTTTGGAACATTTGTTCCCTATTTGATCCTCATGGTGGTGTTCGCCGGCGCCACGTTCCTCCCGATGGTTCTGCAGCAGATGAACAACAAGGACAACGCACAGCGCAAGCAGATGGTGATCATGTCCGCGGTCATGAGCGTGTTCATGCTGTGGATCAGCTGGGGCTCTCCGGCTGGTGTTCTGCTGTTCTGGGGTGCTTCCTCGCTTATCGGCCTCGGCCAGCAGCAGATCTCCATGCGCATCATGAAGAAGCGCGACGCGGAGGCTGCCGAGACCATCGAGGTGAAGCCGATCGAGGTCGACGTCACGCGCAAGGTTAAGAAGCCTCGTCCGACGAAGAAGCGCTAGGCTTCGCACCGATTGTTTCACGTGAAACAATGGGGCTCGGAAGATCGGTTTCTCCCCGCCTCATTTGGATTGCCTATTGAAGGAGTCTGCCATGGCTGATGAAATTGTCGAAGAGAAGCAGAGCGCTGGGGAAACTGTGGAGGAGCCGGTTGATCTGACCGACGAGGAGCTCGATCGCATTGCCGACACGGCCATTGCGGCGCTGCAGGATATCCTCAAGTACTTCAACGTCGGCGAAGTGACGATCGACGAGTACGAGGGCGATGAGGGTGAGCTTATTCTCGATATCACAGGTGACGATCTTGCGGTGCTTATCGGTCGCCATGGAAAAACGCTCGACGCCCTGCAATTCCTGGTATCTGCCATCACGGTGCGCACGATAGGGTATCGCTATCCGGTCGTTGTCGATATCGAGGGTTATAAGGGGCGTCAGCGTGAAAAGCTGGAATCCATTGCCCGTTCATCCGCCAACCGTGCAGCCAGCCAGAACCGTAGCATCAAGCTCCGTCCAATGACGCCTTACGAGCGACGTATCGTTCATATCACGCTTCGAGACGATGATCGCGTGGAAACCGCGTCAGAAGGTGAAGGAAGCGCCCGACACGTTGTGATCCTCCCTCGTTAATTGAAAGCCTCCCAATGGGAGGCTTTTTTATAGGCGATGTTTCACGTGAAACATTCTGCGTGATGGTACACTTGTGGTGAAAACTCGCCTCGTATCGAAGGATTGCCCATGCAGCACGAAGCACTCATCGATCTCTATTTGGAGAAGATTCTTGAAGCGAATGAAAAAACGAATCTCACGCGCATCTCTTCGCTCGAAGAAGCGCGCAAACTTCATATAGAAGACTCGCTAGCCGGACTGGAGGAGTTGATGAAGGCTCCTGAAGGCTTGTACGGCGATCTTGGGAGCGGTGGCGGATTTCCTGGTGTTCCTTTGGCACTTGAATCAGGGAGGAAGACCATTCTCGTAGATTCCGTTCAGAAGAAAATGGCTATCGTCGGTACAGTTCTTTCAGAGCTTGGGCTAGCCGAGCAGGTGTCGACCTATGGTGGCCGTATCGAAGATCTGGCTCTCGAGCGCCCTCGCGCGTTCGCAGCGTTGTCCGCACGCGCTCTTTCGAAGCTGTCGGTTCTCATGGAATTGGCAAGCCCGTTGCTTATAAGCGGCGGGCTGCTGATCTGTTATAAAGCAAACGTGCAAGACGAAGAATGGGAGCATGCTCTGTCGTTGCAAGAGAAACTTGGTATGCGCCTGTATTCTGATAGAACGCTCATGCTAAGCGATGGTGAAACTTCTCGAAGGATCATAACCTTCGAGAAATCAGGTCGCTCTAAGTTAAAGCTTCCCCGTCATGTCGGTTTTGCCCAAAAGAAGCCTCTTTAACCAAAGAATGTTTCACGTGAAACATTCGAGTGTTCGAGCGACAACAAGCGATGATGTTTCACGTGAAACATCATCGCTTGTTTCGAACTTCTGAAAGAGGGATAGACGAAAGGTCATTCCTTCGGAGTTCGACTTCTCGGTGAATAGTCTCGCACACTCCTTCGAAATGGTCCCAAATATAAGAGTTTGGGAAACGTAATTCCTTGATTACTTCCATTTCCAAGTAAGTAGTTCGTATCTCGTCGTATTTTCGGTGGACCTCCTCGTAATGTTGGGATCCATCGAGCTCTATGCTTAACCTTACTTTTCTGCAATAGAAATCGACGATGTAAGGACCGACGATAATTTGGTTCGAGAATCGAATGGGATATTCACGGAGGAAGCGAAACCAAAGTATCTTTTCCGCTTCGGTCATATTCTTTCTCATGTATCTGGCCCGTTCAGCTAGGCGGGTACGCGCAGCACGGTTCATTGGCACCTTCTTAGGTTGATCGACGTTATCATCCAGATCATAACGCCGCAACCTTGCCGGAGAACCGTATTTCAATCGGCTCCCAGTTGCTTGGACCTTGCAGGAAAACAACATGGCAGCCGGCTGAATCTTGCACCTATCAGACAGGGTTCTTGCATGGATCTTGCAAGAACCCTGTCAATCCGCCGCTATAGTGTTTCACGTGAAACACAAACAAGGTATACTAGCTTCAATGCTCTTGAAAGGGGGCCTTTTGTGGGACTGTTCGATAGTCTGAAACGTGATAGAAAAGCAGCTGAGACTGTCAAATCAAATGAAGAACCCATCATTATCGAGAATACGACGTACGAGGACGATATCGTCATAGAGGATATCGAGGTAGTCGAACGTGAAGTTGTTCCCGAGGTGGAAAAGGATATACCCCTTAAACCTATCAAGTCTTTCAAGGACAAAGCACCGGTAAAGCATGTGGTGGGCCAGACGAAGGTCATGGCGATCATCAACCAGAAAGGCGGCGTCGGGAAATCAACGACCGCGATCAACTTATCTGCTGCGCTCGGTGAAATGGGCAAGCAAGTGCTCTTGGTAGATCTCGACCCCCAGGGCAACTCTTCGAGCGGACTCGGTATCGAGAAAAGCCGTGTCGAACACTGCGTTTACGATGTGCTTTTGAATGATGTACCGGTAG is from Gordonibacter urolithinfaciens and encodes:
- a CDS encoding protein jag, which gives rise to MADEIVEEKQSAGETVEEPVDLTDEELDRIADTAIAALQDILKYFNVGEVTIDEYEGDEGELILDITGDDLAVLIGRHGKTLDALQFLVSAITVRTIGYRYPVVVDIEGYKGRQREKLESIARSSANRAASQNRSIKLRPMTPYERRIVHITLRDDDRVETASEGEGSARHVVILPR
- the yidD gene encoding membrane protein insertion efficiency factor YidD produces the protein MGTISDFIKHLPCKTAVFMITFYRAAISPLFPSCCRFTPTCSEYGIIAFRRYGFWKGLKLTVKRILRCRPGGPHGYDPVP
- the rpmH gene encoding 50S ribosomal protein L34, whose product is MKRTYQPNTRKRAKCHGFRARMSTKGGRAVLSARRAKGRKRLCV
- the rnpA gene encoding ribonuclease P protein component; translation: METIKSNAEISSLFTHGKRLQTPYLTFIVVRNEKQHDPSGRAAFIAGKKLGNAVWRNGAKRRMRAICRELGGPWRGYDVIFLAKSNIVRASYSKVLAACDDTLKRAGVR
- a CDS encoding YidC/Oxa1 family membrane protein insertase, whose amino-acid sequence is MWDAFKDLIFQIIQFFYNFCGDWGLAIIIVTVIFRVLISPLMHKQTKSSFQMQKVQPLMKEIQTKYADDPQRQQEEMQKLYAEVKFNPLAGCLPMLLQMPIFMALFQVLSEMGARTEGSTYEFYNLVPSLVERPSEAFAQGFGTFVPYLILMVVFAGATFLPMVLQQMNNKDNAQRKQMVIMSAVMSVFMLWISWGSPAGVLLFWGASSLIGLGQQQISMRIMKKRDAEAAETIEVKPIEVDVTRKVKKPRPTKKR
- the rsmG gene encoding 16S rRNA (guanine(527)-N(7))-methyltransferase RsmG translates to MQHEALIDLYLEKILEANEKTNLTRISSLEEARKLHIEDSLAGLEELMKAPEGLYGDLGSGGGFPGVPLALESGRKTILVDSVQKKMAIVGTVLSELGLAEQVSTYGGRIEDLALERPRAFAALSARALSKLSVLMELASPLLISGGLLICYKANVQDEEWEHALSLQEKLGMRLYSDRTLMLSDGETSRRIITFEKSGRSKLKLPRHVGFAQKKPL
- a CDS encoding endonuclease domain-containing protein, translating into MLFSCKVQATGSRLKYGSPARLRRYDLDDNVDQPKKVPMNRAARTRLAERARYMRKNMTEAEKILWFRFLREYPIRFSNQIIVGPYIVDFYCRKVRLSIELDGSQHYEEVHRKYDEIRTTYLEMEVIKELRFPNSYIWDHFEGVCETIHREVELRRNDLSSIPLSEVRNKR